The sequence GCAGACACCAACCAGGTACTTACcagctctgtgcttcagtttcctcccctATCAACAGAGATGATAATAGTAGCGCCTATCTCTACAGGGTTGTTATGAgacttaaatgagataatccaaaTAAAGCAGCtggcccagtgcccagcacagaagTATTAGATTTGATGATGAGGAAGACATAGCAGATGTACTGACTTGGAATAACATCCACAGTGTAGGAAAAAACCAAGTTGTGGAACAATATATCCAGCATTCAACACAGCAGCCAAGAGCCCCGTGTGTCCCCTTTAAATGCAAatgaatttaaatagaaaattcagtTGCTTAACCACACTAGCCACACTTTAAGCACCTGGTAGCACTACATGGCTCGCAGCTATGGCACTGGACACACAGATCtaggacattttcatcatcacagaaagttctattggacagcactgaaTAGCACGAGcccatttttataattaaaaaaaagggtGTACACTTATAAAAGCAGCAGAAATATTTGGAAGGAAACCATGCCCCTGCTCTGAAAGAACAGGACGGTAgagcaagaagaaaatgaagcaggCTGGGACTCCCTGAGCAGCGCAGTGAGTAGCCAGCCTGCCGCCCATCAGTGGGAGGTGGCAGGAGAGGGACGGGTGAGCAGGGCCCACTGCCTATGAGCAGGGCACTGGCCCCAGCCGGGGCTGGGGAGGAGCAGAAGCTGTAGGGCAAGCCTGATCTGTGGCCTCATCCCTAGGGGAAGGATGGGGGCATTTGCGGGGAGGCAGAAGGGTGGGGAGCCTAAATCAGGAACCAGCAGGAGGTGGAGTGAGGCTGGCAGGCTGGGGGTGGCAGCAGAGCAAATCGGCACCTGCGCAGAAGCAGCCTTGGGAGTCAAGGCCTTTCTCCATGGGGATAGCCACCAGGTACTGCAGCAGGAAGCCATTCTCCCGGGTGGCAAATTTCAGCACCTCCTGACAGTTTTCATCCAGGCTCCCGCCCAGGGTCACCGCCTCCTCGGCTGTCTCCAAGTAGGATGCCAGGACTTTGCGGACCAGATCCCTCCACAGGGCGGCTTCCTCGGCGTTTCCGGCCTGCAGCTTCAGGACAGCCTTGGCCGTGATGATTTTGAAGAAGGATGGGCCCCCAAGGCTGGTGTCTGGCAGGATGTCCCGGATGGTCTCCACGCCGTGGCTGTCACTCAGCATCTTCTCATTGTTCCTGATGCGGAAACATTTCAGAGCCTCCAAGGACAGAGAAAATATATAGGGCATCCAGGTCCTGTCCATGTACAAGTACAGCAGGGACTCCTTGATGGCATCTGGCTCTGGAACCTGGGCGGACGACCAGTCAAACTGTGTGCCCTGGAGGGCCGCGGGCTCCGAGAGCAGGTCTGAGGGAGAGAGGCAGCCCTGGGGCGCCTCGGGGGgttcctcaggctggtctgggTACTGCACGTTCACCCACTCATCCTCCTGCTGAGGCCGGACCTTCTGCAGGGCCTCCCGCACCCGGTCCAGCCAGTCCTCAGCTTCGTCCTGGGAGGAGGCGCGCAGGGCCAGCTTCTTGCCAGAGAAGACCAGCTCAAAGCGCCCATCACTATGGGCTGGCCCCACAGACTCACAGCGAAGCAGCGAGCAGTTCTCCACACAGGTGTGCTCCTCGTTGCTCAGGTAGAGGCGGAACTCCAGCGGGGAGAGCTCGCAGAAGAGCTCCTTCCAGATGCCCATTGCCCCCCGCCGCTCCACGGTGCCCAGCTTCATGAGACCCCGGAATGGGTTGGAcagtcctggaggcagaggcaaaAAGGGGCACATTAGTTGGCGGGCCTGTCTCTGTCCTGCCCAAGGCAGCCTCTGCTGCCTGATGCCCTGCAGTGCATGTGGCCAGTGACTGTCCCCAGAACACAGGCCAGCCACGGGGCACTATCACATGGGACCCTGAAAGCTGGATGGGAACATCCCCATTCTCACCGTCCACTGCTGCTCTTGCGTCCTgtatttcactgagaaaataagAGCACCCAAAAGATCCCCTCCACACGCCCTGTTCCCTACACCCACGCCTTCCCTCCTGCTGCCAGGGATGAACCAAGTGTGCTTCTTTCTGCGTGAGGCCAAACCCTCCATTTGTGCAGGAGGTCTCTCCCTTGGCCAACTACTCAAGGACAAGGAGCAGTCCTCTCCTCTGTCactgctttcttccttctctatgGGGTGACTCCCATCGGCACACATGCACGCTGTCATTTCTCCCATCTTTAGAAACACCTCTCGTCTCCATGCACTTCCCTAATGACCACCATATTTCTCAGGCCCCTTTACAGAAAACCTGTTTGAAGAGGCATCAAAACTGTTCATCTTGGCCggaagcggtggctcatgcctgtaatcccagcacttcgggaggctgaggtgggtggatcacttgaggtcaggagtttgagaccagcttggtgaacacggtgaaaccccgtctctactaaaaatacaaaaattagccaggtgtggtgagcacctgtaatcccagctactagggaggctgaggcaggagaatggcttgaaccgggaaggcaggggattgcagtgagctgaggtcactccactgcacttcagcctgggtgacagaggagtgagactccgtctcaacaaaacaaaaaacctcttggTCTCTAGTTTCCCTGCTCCCATTCCTTCTCGAACCTGCTCCAAGTAGGCTTCTCTCCCCCCATTCTACTGACACTGTTTCTGAGATGGTCAATGCCCTCCTCGTTGCCAAACCCCAAGGCCACTCCTCAGCCCTCGCCCCCACCCTTCTATCTCTCTGGCTCGGTCCTCCCTGTGGCCTCTCACGTTAGAGTGCCCAGATGTCAGTCCTGGGTCCTTGTCTCCTCTCTGTAGATGCCACTTTCTCACCACTCTACCTGCTCTCAGGCTTTAGCTCCCAATTTTTATCGCCAGCCTGGACCTTGTTCTTGAAATCCACATTCATATATCCACCTGTGCCATACATGTCCACTAGGATCTCAGCTGACATGTCCAGGATGAATTCCTGCTGCCAGCCTGCTTCCTCCTGAATGGTCCTCATCTCACCAAATAGCAAAATTCATCCTTCCAGATGCCTGGGCTAAAAATCTTGGTGTTACcccaggttttctttctttcgcAGCCTACATCAGCAAATCCCATTGGCTCTGCCTTCCACACATCCGGAATCCCCGCCTCTCCCCAGCTGCACCCCACCCACTGTCATCTCTGGCCTGGCTTGTGATGACAACCTCCTAACTGgtctttctccccttctcccctgtAGTCCCTCAGCGTAGGAGCCATGATGACCCATTTAAAGGGAAGTCAGAGCATGTCCCTCTGCCCCAAAACTCCACAGTGGCGGCCATCTCCCTTAGCTGAAGCCAAAGTGCTTCCAGTGGCCCACAGGCCTCGTCAGATTGACCTCATCGCTCACTGCCACGCCCCCAtctcctctctcctgccactcTGGTCTCCACTGTCCCTGGATGTGTCAAGCGCAGCCCCAGCGCAGGGTCTTTGCATTTGTTCTCCTTGCTTGAAACACGTACATTGCCTCATgactccttccctctctccccttgcATCTCCTCAAACATCCCCTTATTGGTGAGGGCTTTTCTGGCCATCCTATATGCAGTGGTCCACTCTCTACCTCTGTAGACAGGTAGAGATTTACTGTCCTCCATAGCACTTATGACCACCTGACCACACACTATGCTtacttgttaattttatttcccGTCTCCTCTACTAGAATCTAAATCCCATGAAGACAGGGACACTGCTTTGCTGCCTGCTATGTCtccagcacttagaacagtgcctggcacatcacagAGCCTcaataatatttgctgaatgaatgagcagGTGAGTGCCTATGTATCACATGTTGCCCACAGCTCCCTGCTGCCTGGGGTGTGACAACAACCAGGGTGTCCAAAGGACACACAATTCTCTCTCCGCCAGCCTGGAATAGCCTTGGAGATTTCACACTATTCTATGGGGGTTCCCTGCCCCTCAAGAAACCTGATGGCCTAGACCTGAAGCACAGCTTCGCTGGCAGGTTAGAGACCACAGCCATCACACGGGCCAACAGACAAACCTAACAGAAGCCAGCCCGGAGACCGGGCTCTACCCACACAACCCATGCCAGGGCTACCCACAGCAAGGCCCCCTGAGCTGGGCAGGATTCTCTGCTGGGTCACTGCAGACAGAaaatgaggagagaaagagaccaaTTCTAGAGcgtactttttttgtttgttttgaagagGAAACCCATCATGAAGGTTACTGAAAAATTTGGTTATGGTTATTTAAGGCTTTCTGGAATTTCAGTGTGTGGAGATCAAGCTGACCTTGCTGTAAAAAGCACTGGGGAggtcgggcatagtggctcacacctgtaatcccagcacttttggaggccaaggtgggtggatcacatgaggccaagagttcagaccagtgtggccaacatggcaaaatcctatgTCCACTGGAAATACAAGAATCAcctgggtgtggcagtgcatgtctgtaatcccagctcctggagagactgaggcacttgagctgggaggcaaaggctgcagtgagctgagattataccactgtactccagcctgggtgacagagcaagactctgcctcagaaaaaaaaaaaaaaaaaaaaagaagcactggAGGACATTAAACAAATAGCAGatcctccagcctggccaacatagcaaaacaccatctttattaaaaatgcaaaaattggccaggcgcagtggctcatgcctgtaatcccagcactttaggaggccgaggcggggtggatcaccggaggtcgggagttggagaccagcctaaccaatttcgagaaaccccgtctctactaatacaaaatgagccaggcatggtggctcatgcctgtaatcccaactactcgggtggctaaagcagaagaattgcttgaacacgggaggcggaggttgtggtgagctgagatcacatgattgcactccagcctgggcaacaaaagggaaactccacctcaaaaaaaaaaaaaaattagccaggtgtggtggcaggtacctgtaatcccagctatttgggaggctgagacaggagaattgcttgaacccaggaggctgaggttgcagtgagcagagatcatgccactgcactccagcctgggcaacaaagggagactccatctcaaaacaaacaaacaaacaaaacaaatagcagATTTGATCAAGCCACCCAGAGCTGTTACATAAACCAACTACTGAGGGTAAACACGTTTGGAAGGACCATTTAAAACACCTGGGGCTTCATGGGGCCGGATGTGCTCTGAGCTACAGGTGGAATCAAGAGTTTTCTATAATCATAAATTGCATAGTTTTcagggaaaatattttcctatttgactggtgaaacagtatttttgtccTCTGTAGGCAGTTTTGAGACAATATACTACTTTTCCTGAAATGCTTCCCTGAATGAACATGATTATGATGGCATTCTGGAATGAGGTTTTATAACACTTGTGGGAACACACTACCCCTTTAGCAATGGAAAACAGAACTTCACAGCTGCCTTCTGAAAGGCCTGGTCCCTGCAGATGGGACCCACCCGGGACCCTCCTGGTAACCTACCCATCTGTCTCCGGTGTACCACCCGGAAGCTCTTATGCCCCTGGGATGGGGCTGCCTGGGCTTGCCTTCTTCCTGGGGAAGGTACACACGCTTGGTCTAACGCCCCCAGGGAGCAGTTTTTTCTTGGTTCTTGAGAAAAATGCCTGTGGAGACCAGGCCTTGACCCTGGAGTCCCCCTGTAAGAAGCTATTGGGTGGTCTGAAGCACTCTCCAGGGGTTGCTCCCGGGAAGGCCGGTAGAAGTCATCCTCTGAGATCCAGCTCTTGTTTTTCTGTTGGGAAAGAAGACAAcagttgtttgttttaaagtttttttgttttgagacggagtctcgctctgttgcccaggctggagtgcaatcgcgcaacctcggctcactgcaacctctgactcctgggttcaagcgattctcct comes from Homo sapiens chromosome 17, GRCh38.p14 Primary Assembly and encodes:
- the PLEKHM1 gene encoding pleckstrin homology domain-containing family M member 1 isoform X8, with product MPLQTGLSNPFRGLMKLGTVERRGAMGIWKELFCELSPLEFRLYLSNEEHTCVENCSLLRCESVGPAHSDGRFELVFSGKKLALRASSQDEAEDWLDRVREALQKVRPQQEDEWVNVQYPDQPEEPPEAPQGCLSPSDLLSEPAALQGTQFDWSSAQVPEPDAIKESLLYLYMDRTWMPYIFSLSLEALKCFRIRNNEKMLSDSHGVETIRDILPDTSLGGPSFFKIITAKAVLKLQAGNAEEAALWRDLVRKVLASYLETAEEAVTLGGSLDENCQEVLKFATRENGFLLQYLVAIPMEKGLDSQGCFCAGCSRQIGFSFVRPKLCAFSGLYYCDICHQDDASVIPARIIHNWDLTKRPICRQALKFLTQIRAQPLINLQMVNASLYEHVERMHLIGRRREQLKLLGDYLGLCRSGALKELSKRLNHRNYLLESPHRFSVADLQQIADGVYEGFLKALIEFASQHVYHCDLCTQRGFICQICQHHDIIFPFEFDTTVRCAECKTVFHQSCQAVVKKGCPRCARRRKYQEQNIFA